One window of Microcoleus vaginatus PCC 9802 genomic DNA carries:
- a CDS encoding TIGR01548 family HAD-type hydrolase produces MNRVILVFDIDGVVRDVSGSYRRAIADAVEHFTAGAFRPNSLDIDSLKSEGVWNNDWQASFELVCRYFEGIGRSRNQLALNYDELVAFFQSRYRGPDEENWTGYICTEPLLLSPAYLENLTVEGIVWGFFSGAMRDEAAYVLSGKLSLNSPVLVAMEDAPGKPDPAGLFAAIEQLENLHGLEKNLPVIYAGDTVADIYTVVNAREVQPNRVWLGTGILPPHVLDDSVRCDAYAAALKTAGAAAVFRNVEELTAARIRELVNC; encoded by the coding sequence GTGAACAGAGTTATTTTAGTCTTCGACATTGACGGTGTGGTGCGGGACGTGTCCGGTTCCTATCGGCGGGCGATCGCCGATGCGGTGGAGCATTTCACGGCGGGTGCTTTTCGCCCGAATTCTCTCGATATCGACTCTCTGAAGTCTGAGGGAGTGTGGAATAATGACTGGCAGGCGTCTTTCGAGTTAGTTTGCCGTTATTTTGAGGGGATTGGGCGATCGAGAAACCAACTCGCTCTCAACTATGACGAATTAGTGGCTTTTTTCCAAAGTCGCTATCGCGGGCCTGACGAGGAAAATTGGACTGGTTACATTTGTACCGAACCCCTGCTTTTAAGTCCGGCTTACCTGGAAAATTTAACAGTTGAGGGCATTGTTTGGGGCTTTTTTAGCGGGGCGATGCGGGATGAAGCTGCTTATGTTTTGTCAGGGAAACTGAGTTTAAATTCCCCCGTGTTGGTGGCGATGGAAGATGCACCGGGAAAACCCGATCCGGCTGGACTTTTCGCGGCAATTGAACAGTTGGAAAACCTGCACGGTTTAGAAAAAAATTTGCCCGTGATTTACGCGGGAGATACTGTTGCCGATATTTACACGGTTGTGAATGCGCGGGAAGTGCAACCAAATCGGGTTTGGCTGGGGACTGGAATTTTGCCACCTCATGTTTTGGATGATTCGGTGCGCTGCGATGCTTATGCTGCAGCGCTGAAAACTGCTGGTGCAGCAGCGGTTTTCAGGAATGTCGAAGAGTTGACGGCTGCGCGGATTCGAGAATTAGTCAATTGTTAG
- a CDS encoding tetratricopeptide repeat protein, giving the protein MIRSLLTFFTVLIVTGLVWLGNIAPATAQVQPTDIATPEQELGELVQKAFEATNEGKFPAAETFWTQIIDKFPSQAAAWSNRGNSRVSQNKLQAAISDYERAIELAPDAPDPYLNRGTALEGLGRWEEAIADYNHVLELDPKDPAAYNNRGNAEAGLGKWEQAIADYSKAFELAPEYAFARANHALALYQNGQTKEAIRNMKNIVRRYPQFADMRAALSACLWEAGKRGEAESNWVAAVGLDSRYKDIDWVAHTRRWPPVAVSALDKFLQLQ; this is encoded by the coding sequence ATGATTCGCTCACTTTTGACATTTTTTACAGTATTAATTGTAACCGGGTTAGTTTGGTTGGGAAATATCGCGCCCGCTACCGCACAAGTACAACCAACAGATATCGCCACTCCCGAACAGGAACTGGGAGAACTCGTTCAAAAAGCTTTTGAAGCTACAAATGAAGGCAAATTTCCCGCCGCTGAAACTTTTTGGACTCAAATTATTGACAAATTTCCTTCACAAGCCGCCGCTTGGAGCAACCGAGGCAATTCAAGAGTCAGCCAAAACAAGCTACAAGCAGCAATTTCCGACTACGAAAGAGCGATCGAACTAGCTCCCGACGCCCCCGATCCATACCTAAACCGCGGCACAGCCTTAGAAGGTTTAGGACGCTGGGAAGAAGCGATCGCCGACTACAATCACGTGCTAGAATTAGACCCCAAAGATCCAGCAGCCTACAACAACCGAGGCAACGCCGAAGCAGGTTTAGGAAAATGGGAACAAGCAATTGCCGACTACAGCAAAGCCTTTGAATTAGCCCCCGAATACGCCTTTGCCCGCGCCAACCACGCCCTCGCACTTTATCAAAACGGGCAAACTAAAGAAGCAATTCGCAACATGAAAAACATCGTCCGCAGATACCCCCAATTTGCCGACATGAGAGCCGCCCTCAGCGCCTGTCTTTGGGAAGCAGGAAAGCGCGGCGAAGCTGAGAGCAATTGGGTAGCAGCAGTCGGCCTCGATTCCCGCTACAAAGACATCGATTGGGTTGCCCATACCCGGCGCTGGCCGCCAGTTGCAGTCAGTGCATTAGACAAATTCTTGCAGTTGCAATAA
- a CDS encoding cobalt-precorrin-6A reductase: MKKRLLILGGTGDAAELAVRASQIAEIEVVSSLAGRTQQPFTPKTGTVRIGGFGGAAGLAAFLLDRPIDLLIDATHPFAAQISANAAIAAAECNVPYLMLVRPAWERVEGDRWIEVASHSQAAKALLGQSQRVFLTIGRQELAEFAGLDAIWFLMRAIDPPALNSPVPNGKLLLARGPFTLEDDRQLLLEYQIDTIVSKNSGGGATYAKIAAARELGIPVVMVQRPQIPDVEQVADVEGAIAWLREQLN; the protein is encoded by the coding sequence GTGAAAAAACGGTTGCTAATTTTGGGCGGAACGGGGGATGCTGCGGAACTGGCGGTAAGAGCGTCTCAAATTGCTGAAATTGAGGTCGTATCTTCGCTAGCAGGACGCACTCAACAGCCTTTTACCCCAAAAACGGGTACGGTGCGAATTGGGGGGTTTGGTGGGGCGGCTGGACTGGCAGCGTTTTTGCTCGATCGCCCGATCGACTTGTTAATTGATGCTACTCATCCGTTTGCGGCTCAGATTTCTGCCAATGCTGCTATTGCTGCTGCTGAATGCAATGTGCCCTATTTGATGCTGGTGCGTCCAGCTTGGGAGAGGGTGGAGGGCGATCGCTGGATTGAAGTTGCCAGCCACTCGCAGGCTGCAAAAGCTTTATTAGGGCAGTCTCAGCGGGTGTTTCTCACCATTGGTAGGCAGGAATTGGCGGAGTTTGCGGGTTTGGATGCTATTTGGTTTTTGATGCGGGCGATCGATCCTCCTGCACTCAATTCTCCTGTTCCTAACGGTAAATTGTTATTAGCAAGGGGGCCTTTTACATTGGAAGACGATCGGCAACTGCTGTTAGAATATCAGATTGATACAATTGTTAGCAAAAACAGCGGAGGCGGTGCTACTTATGCGAAAATTGCTGCGGCTAGGGAACTGGGAATTCCAGTTGTGATGGTGCAGCGACCGCAGATTCCCGATGTTGAGCAGGTTGCTGATGTTGAAGGGGCGATCGCTTGGCTGAGGGAGCAATTGAATTAA
- a CDS encoding CapA family protein yields MNFRRLLSIIAMLSIAGCNIQTPQTNTQPTESRSPIATPVPAKPKSEIKEATLIAVGDIMMHSTQTRSGYDAKKKTYNFDNFFGPVKSILSKGDWVIGNLETPLAGEDAGGYTGYPLFNAPAQLADATKKAGFNILTTANNHALDRGEKGVIRTIANLSDRKIAFTGTATSAAEASRTLISTKNNISLALLAYTYGTNGIPIPKGKDYLVSLIDEKKIVKDIAKARKQGADIIAISLHFGDEYQRQPNPQQKQLVENLLKAGADIILGSHPHVVQPYKIFKFPGKNGKTRKAVAIYSMGNFISGQNKKYTDLGVILQVNIRKRFPEKTTEITSIKTIPTWVHRYTQNNKTNYRVLPLETTVSQKKDALLATSQYPVLSKYLQDMNNHLNSLNSQKKSK; encoded by the coding sequence ATGAATTTTCGTCGGTTGCTCTCGATAATTGCTATGCTTTCGATCGCAGGCTGCAATATCCAAACGCCACAAACCAACACACAGCCTACAGAAAGTCGATCGCCAATAGCAACCCCTGTTCCCGCCAAACCAAAGTCTGAGATCAAAGAAGCAACACTAATTGCTGTCGGCGACATCATGATGCACAGTACCCAAACGCGCTCGGGCTACGACGCAAAAAAGAAAACATACAATTTTGACAATTTCTTCGGACCAGTTAAAAGTATCCTGTCAAAAGGCGATTGGGTCATCGGAAATCTCGAAACACCTTTAGCGGGCGAAGATGCGGGCGGATATACGGGATATCCGCTATTTAACGCACCGGCTCAATTAGCGGATGCGACTAAAAAAGCCGGATTTAATATCTTGACAACCGCCAACAATCATGCTTTAGACCGTGGAGAAAAAGGAGTAATTAGGACGATCGCCAATCTGAGCGATCGCAAAATTGCGTTCACAGGAACAGCCACATCAGCCGCCGAGGCTTCACGCACTTTAATCAGCACCAAAAACAACATTTCACTAGCCCTGCTAGCCTACACCTACGGCACAAACGGCATTCCCATACCCAAAGGCAAAGACTACTTAGTTTCGCTAATAGACGAAAAAAAGATAGTCAAAGACATTGCCAAAGCCCGAAAGCAAGGAGCAGATATTATCGCAATTTCCCTGCATTTTGGCGACGAATATCAGCGACAGCCAAACCCCCAACAAAAACAATTAGTTGAAAACCTATTAAAAGCTGGTGCAGACATCATTCTCGGCAGCCATCCCCACGTCGTCCAACCTTACAAAATTTTTAAGTTTCCCGGAAAAAATGGCAAAACTCGCAAAGCTGTAGCAATTTATTCAATGGGAAACTTCATTTCCGGTCAGAATAAAAAATATACAGACTTAGGCGTAATTTTGCAAGTAAATATTCGCAAAAGATTTCCCGAAAAAACTACAGAAATTACCAGCATCAAAACCATTCCGACTTGGGTACACCGCTATACTCAGAACAATAAAACGAACTATCGCGTTTTGCCCTTAGAAACAACTGTCAGCCAGAAAAAAGATGCACTACTAGCAACTTCACAGTATCCTGTTTTATCAAAATATTTGCAGGATATGAACAATCATCTTAACTCTTTGAATAGTCAGAAAAAATCTAAGTAA
- a CDS encoding Uma2 family endonuclease — MTVATRRFTLEEFLKLPETKPASEYIEGEIIQKPMPKTKHSRLQGQFLRIINEVVEEPKIAYAFPELRCTFGGRSIVPDIAVLLWEQIQFDDSGEPVDDVRIAPYWTIEILSPQQSSNRVTRKIIHCLQHNCQLGWLIDPDDRSILAFLPNQQPQFCEGSDVLPVPEMIPLNITAEQVFSWLRMQQ, encoded by the coding sequence ATGACAGTCGCAACTAGGCGCTTCACCCTGGAAGAATTTTTGAAACTGCCAGAAACTAAACCTGCCAGCGAATACATTGAGGGGGAGATTATCCAAAAACCTATGCCGAAAACTAAACATTCTCGTCTCCAGGGGCAATTCCTGCGTATCATTAATGAAGTGGTAGAGGAACCCAAGATAGCTTACGCTTTTCCCGAGTTGCGGTGTACGTTTGGCGGTCGATCGATTGTTCCAGATATTGCGGTACTATTGTGGGAACAGATTCAATTTGATGATAGCGGCGAACCAGTGGATGATGTGCGAATTGCGCCGTATTGGACGATCGAAATCCTGTCGCCACAGCAAAGCTCAAATCGCGTAACTAGAAAAATTATTCACTGTCTGCAACATAATTGTCAGTTGGGGTGGCTAATCGATCCAGACGATCGATCGATTTTAGCGTTTTTGCCCAACCAACAACCGCAATTCTGCGAAGGTAGCGATGTCCTTCCTGTGCCCGAAATGATTCCCCTGAATATCACCGCCGAACAGGTGTTTAGCTGGTTGAGAATGCAACAATGA
- a CDS encoding SH3 domain-containing protein has protein sequence MLIFTQSKAFFIAAVVASFSFSLYSFPVFGKQQSLAPAKAEALKKQTQCSFITGNGGAVNIRKGPGNKYAVVAKLKRGDGVRAVSRQGKWVKIAARFSGNPPNETLTILDGWVNNQFINGCSEDQFDRWRQ, from the coding sequence ATGCTAATTTTTACTCAATCAAAAGCCTTTTTTATTGCAGCCGTCGTTGCAAGTTTTAGCTTCTCACTTTACAGCTTTCCTGTTTTCGGCAAGCAGCAAAGCCTTGCTCCCGCAAAAGCAGAAGCTTTAAAAAAGCAAACTCAATGCTCGTTTATTACGGGTAATGGCGGCGCTGTTAACATTCGCAAAGGTCCAGGCAATAAGTACGCGGTTGTAGCTAAACTCAAAAGGGGAGACGGAGTTAGGGCTGTCAGCAGACAAGGTAAGTGGGTGAAAATTGCGGCCAGATTTTCGGGTAATCCTCCTAATGAAACTTTGACAATCCTTGACGGTTGGGTGAACAATCAATTTATTAATGGCTGTTCCGAAGACCAATTTGACAGGTGGCGGCAATAG
- a CDS encoding N-acetylmuramoyl-L-alanine amidase, translating into MRKFLALCVFGLIMAIASVAVAAQPLFVSYPPANHKTTADRIFLIGTAPAPGQVLVNGNQISRTASGHFAPTFPLQLGENLFTLRYENQEVKIKVTRESNQPEVPVGLAFAKDSLTPKVDVASLPGEYICFGAIAPANAQVSVKLAGVTIPLKARSQVELPDNKSVLLGENSPIKKGGSEQYQGCAHTPPNPPLARGGNESNASLVRGENDSNSSLPKTEKVDLGVPVFELTMNNQTISQQGTGKISILSPADLEIAEVTADPGVARTGASTDFSRMTPLPKGTRATVIGREGEWLRLDYGAWIKASEVQIVKDAVPPRSIIRSASSRQVSGWTEVLFPLEIPVPVTVQEGERTFTLTLYNTTAQTDIIRIQDDPVISRLEWQQISPLQVQYTFNLKSAQQWGYKLRYEGTTLVLSLKHPPANTSAVPNSQAKPLSGIKILIDPGHGGSEDGGAVSPVGIREKTVALTVSKLVREELVNRGANVLMTRVEDVDLDLPPRVEMIQKEEPAIAISIHYNALPDNGDAIKTKGVGAFWFHPQAHSLAMFLHNYLVAKLNRPSYGVFWNNLAMTRPAVAPSVLMELGFLINPEEFEWIVNPTEQKKLAEAIAQGVTEWFASVK; encoded by the coding sequence ATGAGAAAATTTTTAGCATTATGTGTGTTTGGGCTGATAATGGCGATCGCCTCTGTAGCTGTGGCGGCTCAACCTTTGTTCGTCTCTTATCCTCCAGCCAACCACAAAACTACAGCCGATCGCATCTTTTTAATCGGCACAGCGCCCGCACCGGGACAAGTGTTAGTAAATGGCAACCAAATTTCGCGCACCGCATCCGGGCATTTCGCCCCAACTTTTCCGCTGCAACTCGGCGAAAATCTCTTTACCTTGCGTTACGAAAATCAGGAAGTCAAAATTAAGGTGACGCGCGAGTCGAATCAGCCGGAAGTCCCTGTAGGATTGGCTTTTGCTAAAGATTCCCTGACGCCGAAAGTCGATGTGGCGAGTTTGCCGGGGGAATATATTTGCTTTGGGGCGATCGCACCTGCGAATGCTCAAGTTTCAGTAAAATTGGCGGGCGTTACTATTCCTTTAAAAGCGCGATCGCAAGTCGAATTACCCGACAACAAATCTGTACTGTTAGGTGAAAACTCCCCGATCAAAAAAGGCGGCAGCGAACAGTATCAAGGCTGCGCTCATACCCCCCCCAACCCCCCCTTGGCAAGGGGGGGCAATGAATCTAATGCTTCCTTGGTCAGGGGGGAAAATGACTCTAACTCCTCGCTACCAAAAACGGAAAAAGTGGATTTAGGAGTGCCTGTATTTGAGCTAACAATGAATAATCAAACTATCAGCCAGCAGGGTACTGGCAAGATTTCTATTCTTTCTCCGGCTGACTTAGAAATAGCCGAAGTAACAGCAGATCCGGGTGTTGCCCGAACCGGGGCGAGTACAGATTTTTCTCGGATGACACCGCTGCCCAAGGGAACGCGAGCAACAGTTATCGGGCGCGAGGGAGAATGGCTCAGACTCGATTACGGTGCTTGGATTAAAGCATCAGAAGTGCAAATTGTCAAGGATGCAGTGCCTCCGCGATCGATTATTCGCAGCGCCAGTTCGCGTCAAGTTTCCGGCTGGACAGAGGTCTTATTTCCCTTAGAAATACCCGTCCCAGTCACTGTGCAAGAAGGAGAACGCACTTTCACTTTAACCCTGTACAATACTACTGCTCAAACTGACATTATTCGCATCCAGGATGACCCCGTAATTTCGCGTTTGGAATGGCAACAAATATCGCCGCTGCAAGTACAATACACTTTTAATCTCAAATCCGCCCAACAGTGGGGTTACAAGTTGAGATACGAGGGCACAACTTTAGTGTTGTCTTTAAAACACCCGCCGGCCAATACAAGCGCGGTGCCCAATTCGCAAGCAAAGCCGCTGTCGGGAATTAAGATTCTGATCGATCCGGGACACGGCGGGTCGGAGGATGGAGGTGCTGTGAGTCCAGTGGGGATTAGAGAAAAAACAGTAGCTTTAACTGTGTCGAAATTGGTGCGAGAAGAATTGGTGAATCGGGGCGCGAATGTGCTAATGACGCGGGTGGAAGATGTCGATTTGGATTTGCCGCCAAGGGTGGAAATGATTCAAAAAGAAGAACCTGCCATCGCAATTTCAATTCACTACAATGCTTTGCCGGATAACGGCGACGCGATTAAGACTAAAGGTGTCGGCGCTTTCTGGTTTCACCCACAAGCGCACAGTTTGGCAATGTTTTTGCACAATTATTTAGTTGCCAAGTTGAACCGTCCGAGCTATGGTGTATTTTGGAACAACTTAGCAATGACTCGTCCTGCCGTTGCTCCATCTGTTTTAATGGAATTGGGATTTCTGATCAATCCCGAAGAGTTTGAATGGATTGTGAATCCAACAGAACAGAAGAAGTTAGCCGAGGCGATCGCCCAAGGTGTTACCGAATGGTTTGCCTCTGTCAAATAA